The DNA region CGCTGCCGCAGCATCTCCTTgagctctccctccctctcaaGCCCAATCCATCATGTGCTGCAGGGGCTGTGGGCTCAAAACAGTTCAAGCAAAACGCGACGGCCCGTCGCCGTGCCCCTAAACTCGGGCTGTTGCGGCCTAAATGCCGGGTGTTCCGTCGGCATCTGTCTACATATGTCGGTCAACCAAACCAAAAGGTCAACTCGGCCAGGTTGATGGTTTATGGGAAGCAACTGGCTGCTCACTGGCACCAAAGGAGACGAGCAGATTCGATCGATGAACAAATAGAACTACAAACTGGATTCAACCGCAATCAGGGTCCAGAACAAGCAAAGCCGTACAGATTCACACAGGAAGCAAGAGGTTCGTTCGACGACACACACTGGGACAGGCAGGGGTGGCAGCAGAGGGACTCAAATGTTCAGCAGCTACAACTAGTACGGTTTTCTTCAGGGGAAGACGAAGGAAACAAGAGCCGCATGCCTTACTAATACGCAATGCACGGTTTCCTCCTTCCGGCGGGGGTAGTATACCATCAAACACGAACTTCACTTGGCCATCATCACCTTGACGAACTCCTCGTAGTTGATCTGGCCGTCGCCATCGACGTCCGCCTCACGGATCATCTCGTCGACCTCCTCGTCGGTCAGCTTCTCGCCGAGGTTGGTCATCACATGGCGGAGCTCCGCGGCGGAGATGAAGCCGTTCTGGTCCTTGTCGAACACCCTGAACGCCTCCTTGAGCTCCTCCTCGGAGTCGGTGTCCTTCATCTTGCGGGCCATGAGGTTGAGGAACTCTGGGAAGTCGATGGTGCCGTTGCCATCAGCATCAACCTCATTGATCATGTCCTGGAGCTCAGCCTCGGTCGGGTTCTGACCCAGGGAGCGCATGACTGTTCCCAGCTCCTTGGTTGTGATGCAACCTGTCCAATGCACAGCAGAGAACAATTTCAGATCAATttatataggatttacataGCAGGATAAGTCAATGATTAACAAGCCTCAATATCATGTTTGCTCAAATCGACAACACAACTAAACCAGACATTAAGCAATCATGCCAGAAGAAATAAGCATATCATTCAGAAAAAGGACGACATTAATTCAAAAATTGTGGCGCATCGATGTTGTGAATGGTTTAGAAggttgatggtcagcattcagCAAACCATTTGTCCAGCTCCAACCTTGGGAGGTACTTCCAAAGCAAGTATTGAATTTGATACTTCCTGAGATATAATTTTTTGGTACTTCCCTAGGGCCGGCAAAGCAGCTAATCGGCCTTTAACTAAAGTAAACAAAATCTTTTTTGATATTAGAAAACTCCTAACTAAGTGGATTTCTTCAAGCGTACCTGCCAATTTAAAGTACAATGTCACAATTATCACACCATAAACATGGTGATACCGTAATCATGGCCAAGCAAAATCAGAGAGTTATAACCTGAACTCAAAACATTAAGCAACACAGGCCAAAATCAAAATCTGAGGAGGCCCAATGCCACTATCAGCTCTATACAAAATCTAAACATTTCTCTCCACTGCTTTCAGATCCTTGAAACTGTGAGCCCCCAGCCTACACCACTAACCCGAGGGGGGAAATCCTTCCATGGTTTCCAGCCCACAGGCCACAGATACAGAACACAATGTCAGTCAAAAGTGAAGCTATACAGGTCTCATGTGCCCCTTGCCTGCCATGACCAAACAAACCCCAATATTCTGCCCTATGAAAAATTTCCAGCCCGCAGGCCACAGATACAGAACACTGAACACATATTGTCAGTCAAAAGTGAAGCAGTGCGCATTCAAATGGTATACATGTCTCATGTGCCCCCTACCTGTCATGACCAAACAAACCCCAACATAACCGACCCCAGCATAACCGACCGATCTGGACAAAGGCTACCTACCGCCTACAAGTAAAACGATCCCAGCCTGACCCGGTCCACAGCAATGGCCCGGATCTAAGCCTAACTGCTTCGCCACTTCTGGATCCGAGAC from Panicum hallii strain FIL2 chromosome 9, PHallii_v3.1, whole genome shotgun sequence includes:
- the LOC112878321 gene encoding calmodulin yields the protein MADQLTDDQIAEFKEAFSLFDKDGDGCITTKELGTVMRSLGQNPTEAELQDMINEVDADGNGTIDFPEFLNLMARKMKDTDSEEELKEAFRVFDKDQNGFISAAELRHVMTNLGEKLTDEEVDEMIREADVDGDGQINYEEFVKVMMAK